In Nitrospirota bacterium, the following proteins share a genomic window:
- a CDS encoding transglutaminase: MTDYQTQVQNYISQNYPNATVGDVLGKKEIQKQEFSYLLGTLPYKTIVKGSTYASIPDTLRHKLNFNVIKDMYDEIMGTPINITKSLPELAGKKITLSYSPATAQDETVINSYLPKPHADGTPIQPNELPSFLPSYLINLKPELRVDGVVIATGTPVTMGSTETFNMTFTAPKQSADVITNPIEAGEYLGIALDLGRISPEQMTALKTKLEVTKAKLEAQDFSTLTKDDILGDLLYTTALSYHAELGVMNQVSA; encoded by the coding sequence ATGACTGATTACCAGACACAGGTGCAGAATTACATATCACAGAATTATCCCAATGCCACAGTGGGAGATGTGCTTGGGAAGAAGGAGATACAGAAGCAGGAATTCTCCTATCTGTTAGGGACATTGCCTTATAAAACAATAGTAAAAGGTTCAACCTATGCAAGCATCCCTGACACCCTCAGGCACAAACTGAACTTCAACGTCATAAAGGACATGTATGACGAAATCATGGGAACTCCCATCAACATCACCAAAAGCCTTCCTGAGCTTGCAGGAAAGAAGATAACGTTGAGCTATTCGCCAGCGACAGCGCAGGATGAAACGGTAATTAATTCCTATCTTCCGAAACCGCATGCAGACGGAACCCCGATACAGCCCAATGAACTGCCTTCTTTTTTGCCCTCGTATCTGATAAACTTGAAACCGGAACTGAGAGTGGACGGAGTGGTAATCGCAACCGGGACGCCTGTTACCATGGGGAGCACGGAGACCTTCAATATGACATTCACCGCTCCCAAACAGAGCGCTGATGTGATAACGAACCCGATAGAGGCAGGGGAGTATCTGGGGATAGCCCTTGACCTTGGAAGGATATCGCCGGAACAGATGACGGCATTAAAGACAAAACTGGAAGTAACAAAGGCAAAACTTGAAGCACAGGATTTCTCAACCCTTACGAAGGATGATATCCTCGGAGACCTTTTATACACGACAGCCTTGTCCTACCATGCAGAACTTGGCGTAATGAATCAGGTATCTGCA